From Coffea arabica cultivar ET-39 chromosome 2e, Coffea Arabica ET-39 HiFi, whole genome shotgun sequence, the proteins below share one genomic window:
- the LOC113732372 gene encoding uncharacterized protein has product MLMQQSASFCGAKASFSLPNLTLRKPATFPLAKKRDLPENSPTEQPNFSLKISNTFLAQSAIAVFSLGFIDAGYSGDWSRIGVISKENEDLLKAAAFVVVPLCLFLIFSLPKKSED; this is encoded by the exons ATGCTGATGCAACAGAGCGCCAGTTTTTGTGGTGCTAAGGCTTCTTTTTCCTTGCCAAACTTAACTCTTAGAAAACCTGCCACATTTCCATTGGCAAAGAAGCGCGATTTGCCAGAGAATTCACCAACTGAACAACCAaatttttctctcaaaatttcaaacacattTCTTGCACAGTCTGCGATTGCAGTGTTTTCATTGGGATTCATCGATGCCGG GTACAGTGGAGATtggtcaagaattggagttaTCTCGAAAGAGAACGAGGATTTGCTGAAGGCTGCTGCTTTTGTTGTAGTTCcactttgcttgtttctcataTTTTCTCTTCCCAAGAAATCAGAAGATTGA